CCGAATTTAGCTCGTTCCCCATAGCCGAGCCAACAAATACGTGAGGGTAGTCCCTGGAAACTAATTTTCTTCCTTGCCATTCGAATCCAATTGCACAAATGTTCATTATGACTAAACTCTTTTAAAATCACTTCATCTGTTTTATAAATATCTTCTGGATTTCCCGACAAAGCTACCCAGCGAAATGGACCCTTTCCTTCACAAAATTGCGGGCGAATATAAGCCGGTACAAAACCTGGAAAATCGAATGCATTTTGAATCCCTTCGTCTTTTGCCACTTGACGAATGTTATTTCCATAATCAAAGGTGATGGCTCCGAGTTTTTGCATTTCAAGCATAGCTTGAACGTGTGTAGCGATACTTTTCTTTGCCAACTTGTTATATTGGACTGGATTTTCTATCCTTAATTTATTCGCTTCTATTAGATCTAATTTCACTGGAATATATCCATTAAGGGGATCGTGTGCCGAAGTCTGATCTGTTAGAATATCTGGAATAAAATCCATTTCGATCATTTTAGGTAACATCTCTGCTGCATTACCAAGTAAACCAATCGAAAGCGCTTCTCCTTTGTCACTTGCATTCTTCGCCATTTCAATCGCTTTAGCAAGACTATTAGTAGAAGTATCAAGATAGTTTGTTTCAATTCTCCGCTCCATTCGCTTTGGATCCATTTCTATCGCAATACAAACGCCACCATTAAGAGTTACAGCTAGCGGTTGAGCAGCCCCCATCCCGCCTAAGCCAGCTGTTAGGGTAATCGTATTCTTTAAAGTTCCATTGAAATGCTGTTTGGCGCATTCACCAAACGTCTCATATGTCCCCTGTACAATTCCCTGACTTCCAATGTAGATCCAGCTGCCAGCCGTCATCTGGCCATACATCATTAACCCTTTTCGATCAAGCTCATGAAAGTGCTCCCAATTGGCCCATGCCGGAACTAAATTAGAGTTAGCAATCAATACCTTCGGAGCATCTTTATG
The sequence above is drawn from the Pseudalkalibacillus hwajinpoensis genome and encodes:
- the hutU gene encoding urocanate hydratase — protein: MSDIKSKRVTQYRGTELHTKGWVQEAALRMLSNNLHPDVAENPDELVVYGGIGKAARNWECYEAIVNSLKELENDETLLIQSGKPVAVFRTHKDAPKVLIANSNLVPAWANWEHFHELDRKGLMMYGQMTAGSWIYIGSQGIVQGTYETFGECAKQHFNGTLKNTITLTAGLGGMGAAQPLAVTLNGGVCIAIEMDPKRMERRIETNYLDTSTNSLAKAIEMAKNASDKGEALSIGLLGNAAEMLPKMIEMDFIPDILTDQTSAHDPLNGYIPVKLDLIEANKLRIENPVQYNKLAKKSIATHVQAMLEMQKLGAITFDYGNNIRQVAKDEGIQNAFDFPGFVPAYIRPQFCEGKGPFRWVALSGNPEDIYKTDEVILKEFSHNEHLCNWIRMARKKISFQGLPSRICWLGYGERAKFGKIINDMVASGELSAPIVIGRDHLDSGSVASPNRETEAMKDGSDAVADWPILNAMINSVGGASWVSVHHGGGVGMGYSLHAGMVIVADGTKEAEKRLERVLTTDPGMGVIRHVDAGYELARKTAEEKGIQVPMLRKK